ACAAAAGATCAATAACTGGAGTGTGAAACGCACGAAAGTGAATGCAATCTTGCAACTTTTCAGCAATGTCAGAAGAACAAAGTTTCCCGTTAAAAATCCATCTTGTCTGCTGTTTCATGATACACTTTATTCTCCGCCGATACCGCCGGACTGGATTTAGCGTTGATAGATACCATTCAACTATCAGATTCCCCTTTCTTTTTTTACCTTGCTAGAACAAAACTTCCTTCGTAAAACAGTTGCTTAAACAAACTTTACCGCAGTTCCATATGTGAGAATCTCGGCAGCTGCGGCTGTTGTTTGTGATGTTGTAAATCGCACATTGACGACGGCATCTGCTCCAAGATGTTCCGCTTCTTTAATCATGCGATCAATTGCTTCCTGGCGTGCCTGTGCCAGCATCATTGAATATCCTTTAAGCTCTCCCCCAACTACATTTTTCAGAGCTGCTCCAATG
The DNA window shown above is from Methanohalophilus levihalophilus and carries:
- a CDS encoding YbjQ family protein; translation: MIVTTIDNVDGKEQEFLGLVMGNTVRARHIGSDIGAALKNVVGGELKGYSMMLAQARQEAIDRMIKEAEHLGADAVVNVRFTTSQTTAAAAEILTYGTAVKFV